One Lysinibacillus fusiformis genomic window carries:
- a CDS encoding DUF6470 family protein: MRLPQIQIRTTDAQIDLNIAKPQQYIKQPRATQHIEQPAAILEINTKRGVLRIDSSQARRDLGLIGPLESNANYAEKGKQEALKGMARRAKEGRQMMEGAGKEQGRATIQNIAKQNHGPHRVQFNIKFVPSVGSVKIDYTPGTTDVNIQRREPIIDAKVNKPIHEYTPGKVTGTMVQRPDVDIDVNI; encoded by the coding sequence ATGAGACTCCCACAAATCCAAATTCGTACAACGGACGCACAAATAGACCTTAATATCGCTAAGCCGCAACAGTACATAAAACAGCCTAGAGCAACACAGCATATTGAACAACCTGCGGCAATTCTTGAAATCAATACAAAACGTGGAGTGCTACGCATTGATTCGTCACAGGCAAGACGTGATTTAGGTTTAATAGGCCCCCTTGAATCAAACGCAAATTATGCAGAAAAAGGTAAACAAGAGGCTCTGAAAGGGATGGCACGCAGAGCAAAAGAGGGACGGCAAATGATGGAGGGCGCCGGTAAAGAGCAAGGGCGTGCGACTATCCAAAATATCGCGAAACAAAACCATGGTCCTCACCGTGTGCAATTTAACATTAAATTTGTGCCATCAGTAGGATCAGTCAAAATCGACTATACGCCAGGTACAACTGATGTCAATATTCAACGTAGAGAACCAATAATTGACGCAAAGGTGAACAAACCTATTCATGAATACACACCAGGTAAAGTAACTGGTACAATGGTACAAAGACCAGATGTTGACATCGATGTCAACATTTAA
- a CDS encoding motility associated factor glycosyltransferase family protein: MKDELKIVKDLNPKLGEVLDKFKEQDAFIEEAKNGENTLYLIKENKKVYIHSKYNPKLEAERLCEQFEINEDANHILFVGVGLGYHILYILERYPNVKFSIFEPNKSILKIFIEGFNFTKYKKRLIEIFINIETINNRQVFFKNFSEKAVDIVLPITKQLEKEEINSFYKELSTAMDARRYEMGVNAFLQKRWPINAIMNLPKLLSTPNLLTDLNGSNFKDKPAIIVAAGPSLEQDIEFIRKIKSEGSAYIFAVGSGVHALIKNDIMPDAFFSVDPNPINTKVFEKIKEKKLKIPLVFGSTIYFETIENYPGELVHFYLNEDKFSKYLIDYDETLIVYDAVTVANMTIQALVKLNMNPIILAGQNLAYLNDQIYSKGIEYSHRPIDITDQERLKQIYTTSVFGEELATSEGLLKMKESLESYVKVTSDVTFINTTKNGAHIEGTKFMPIEDVIETILVRKNIVNEDWLIGKKTIDHKIINKNFKELEYSFDELMKLCNKNAEYLAEILKCNETGNYSKVEIYYSAFDKLLELIQENLFFTLFIRPISRVQYENFVIKSTEVISIKAPRVKVNKFNEVFGSYLKTIYASVIYMQPAFYQLKQSNSFDEIIYKEDTK, from the coding sequence ATGAAGGATGAATTAAAAATTGTAAAGGATTTAAATCCGAAGCTAGGTGAAGTTTTAGATAAATTTAAAGAACAAGACGCCTTTATAGAGGAAGCAAAGAATGGTGAAAACACATTATACTTAATAAAAGAAAATAAAAAAGTTTATATTCATAGTAAATATAACCCAAAATTAGAAGCTGAGCGTTTATGTGAACAATTTGAAATAAATGAAGATGCTAATCATATTTTATTCGTAGGAGTAGGATTAGGCTATCATATTCTATATATTTTAGAACGATATCCAAATGTGAAGTTTTCGATTTTTGAACCGAATAAGAGTATTTTAAAGATATTTATAGAAGGCTTTAATTTTACGAAATATAAAAAAAGATTAATTGAAATATTTATTAATATTGAAACCATTAATAATAGGCAAGTATTTTTTAAAAATTTCTCAGAAAAGGCTGTTGACATTGTTTTACCAATTACAAAGCAATTAGAAAAAGAAGAAATAAATAGTTTTTATAAGGAACTTTCAACAGCAATGGATGCACGCAGATATGAAATGGGTGTTAATGCATTTTTGCAAAAGCGCTGGCCTATTAATGCAATTATGAACTTGCCAAAATTATTAAGTACACCAAATTTATTGACGGATTTAAATGGATCTAATTTTAAAGACAAGCCAGCGATAATTGTAGCCGCAGGACCTTCTCTAGAACAGGATATAGAATTTATAAGGAAAATTAAATCAGAGGGAAGCGCATATATATTTGCAGTTGGGTCAGGAGTACATGCATTAATAAAAAATGATATAATGCCAGATGCCTTTTTCAGTGTAGATCCTAACCCTATAAATACAAAGGTATTTGAGAAAATCAAAGAAAAGAAATTAAAAATACCTTTAGTATTCGGAAGTACTATTTATTTTGAAACAATAGAAAATTATCCAGGTGAGTTGGTACACTTCTATTTAAATGAAGATAAATTTTCGAAATATTTAATTGACTATGACGAGACCTTGATTGTATATGATGCCGTTACTGTGGCTAACATGACAATACAAGCATTAGTAAAATTAAATATGAATCCAATTATTTTGGCTGGTCAAAATTTAGCTTATTTAAATGATCAAATTTATTCTAAAGGTATTGAATATTCTCATCGTCCAATAGACATTACAGACCAAGAACGGCTTAAGCAAATATATACAACAAGTGTTTTCGGTGAAGAATTGGCAACTAGCGAAGGTTTATTGAAAATGAAGGAATCCCTAGAATCATATGTGAAAGTTACTTCCGATGTTACATTCATTAATACAACAAAAAACGGTGCCCATATAGAAGGTACAAAGTTTATGCCAATAGAAGATGTTATTGAAACAATTTTAGTGAGAAAAAATATTGTAAATGAAGATTGGTTAATTGGTAAAAAAACAATTGATCATAAAATTATTAATAAAAATTTTAAAGAATTAGAGTATAGTTTTGATGAATTAATGAAATTATGTAATAAGAATGCAGAATATTTAGCAGAAATTTTAAAATGTAATGAAACAGGAAATTATTCTAAGGTAGAAATATACTATTCGGCATTTGATAAGTTATTAGAGTTAATCCAAGAAAATTTATTTTTCACTTTATTTATTCGACCTATTTCACGTGTACAATATGAAAACTTTGTTATTAAATCAACAGAAGTAATATCAATAAAGGCTCCAAGGGTGAAAGTTAATAAGTTTAATGAAGTCTTTGGAAGTTATTTAAAAACAATTTATGCTTCAGTAATATATATGCAACCGGCATTTTATCAATTAAAACAAAGCAATAGTTTTGATGAAATTATTTATAAGGAAGATACAAAATGA
- the csrA gene encoding carbon storage regulator CsrA, with the protein MLVLSRKRDESIMIGDQIEIKILAVEGDQVKLGIVAPKTVKVHRSEVFKAIQEQNKEALFVSPNFLEQLKGK; encoded by the coding sequence GTGCTAGTCCTTTCACGTAAAAGAGACGAATCGATTATGATTGGTGACCAAATCGAAATTAAAATTCTTGCTGTCGAAGGTGATCAGGTCAAACTTGGTATCGTTGCACCAAAAACAGTCAAGGTACACCGCTCGGAAGTATTTAAAGCCATACAAGAGCAAAATAAGGAAGCTCTGTTCGTATCGCCAAACTTCTTAGAACAATTGAAGGGGAAATAA
- the fliW gene encoding flagellar assembly protein FliW: MKIATKFLGEVEIVEQDILTFEYGLLGLKDEKKFVLLPIDANLPLALLQSIEHVEIGFVLAYPFAFKKDYSFDISDEEREQLHIEREEDVLTYSIVTMKETFQDSTLNLLAPIIVNVNKKRGKQIVLQDNKSYPLRYQIGISEGSAK, from the coding sequence ATGAAAATAGCTACTAAATTTTTAGGTGAAGTTGAAATTGTTGAACAAGATATTCTTACATTTGAATATGGTTTACTAGGATTAAAGGACGAAAAAAAATTCGTGTTGCTACCGATTGATGCAAATCTACCACTAGCCTTATTACAGTCTATAGAGCACGTGGAAATTGGTTTTGTGTTAGCGTATCCATTTGCGTTTAAAAAAGATTATAGTTTTGACATTAGTGATGAAGAGCGTGAGCAATTACATATTGAAAGAGAAGAGGATGTGCTTACGTATTCGATTGTCACAATGAAGGAGACTTTCCAAGATTCTACACTCAACTTGCTAGCACCGATTATTGTCAATGTCAATAAAAAGCGGGGAAAACAAATTGTGTTGCAGGATAACAAATCTTACCCATTACGCTACCAAATAGGTATATCGGAAGGAAGTGCTAAATAG
- a CDS encoding PIG-L deacetylase family protein yields MSKNIVVVTPHPDDETLGCGGTLLKYKEKGYNLYWLIVTGMGETFTKERKQQRQNEIDIVTNAYDFKEVFQLDFPTAELDHIPMGDIIGRISQVFSKITPHIVFTPYPGDIHSDHKVVFDATMSCTKWFRYPSVERVLAYETLSETDFSINPDVNGFRPNVYINIDGFLEEKIRIMNIYASEISAFPFPRSEKAIRSLAYLRGVASGYEEAEAFMLLKERVE; encoded by the coding sequence ATGAGCAAAAATATTGTTGTAGTAACACCCCATCCAGACGATGAAACTCTAGGGTGTGGTGGCACTTTACTAAAATATAAAGAAAAAGGTTATAATCTTTACTGGCTTATCGTTACAGGTATGGGGGAAACTTTTACAAAGGAGCGAAAACAACAACGCCAAAATGAAATCGACATTGTAACAAATGCTTATGATTTCAAAGAAGTATTCCAATTGGATTTTCCAACGGCAGAATTAGATCATATTCCAATGGGAGATATCATCGGGCGTATTAGTCAGGTTTTTTCAAAAATAACGCCTCATATAGTTTTTACCCCTTATCCTGGAGATATTCATAGTGACCATAAGGTTGTATTCGATGCCACTATGTCTTGTACGAAGTGGTTCCGTTATCCTTCAGTTGAAAGAGTCCTAGCATATGAAACGTTATCGGAAACGGATTTTTCCATAAATCCAGATGTTAATGGGTTTAGGCCAAATGTTTACATTAATATTGATGGGTTTTTAGAGGAGAAGATACGGATTATGAATATTTATGCTTCTGAAATTAGTGCATTTCCTTTTCCAAGAAGTGAGAAAGCAATTAGATCATTGGCATATTTAAGAGGTGTAGCTAGTGGCTATGAAGAAGCTGAGGCATTTATGTTACTGAAGGAGCGAGTAGAATGA
- the flgL gene encoding flagellar hook-associated protein FlgL — translation MRITQSMLSNNMLLNLNNSFGKMSKLQNQINSGSKITRPSDDPVIAVKGMGYRRDLGKVEQYTRNMNEVNNWLDTTDESMNQVGEQMKRVRELVIQAANDTNTADERAKIKSEIDQIRQQIQDVANTKIADRYIFSGTNTGKPLFVEATPPNTNGNKIINADYTLYDGTAVPTTTTDPLNASQGEVKIEVYDGIELKVNTSGADLFGNIDSLMGKISDLLDPQRIVPPETVPRPATGAEISEALGGFTTDSKSDDITNIHNKVLEMQADVGSRQNRVELMENRLSIREISVTKQLSINEDVDYSKAITEMVTHESIHQAALSVGAKIIQQTLVDFIR, via the coding sequence ATGCGCATAACACAATCTATGCTTTCAAATAACATGCTTCTTAACTTAAATAATAGCTTTGGAAAAATGTCGAAGTTACAAAATCAAATTAACTCCGGTTCAAAGATTACTAGACCTTCTGATGACCCTGTTATAGCAGTTAAAGGAATGGGCTATCGCCGTGATCTAGGTAAGGTTGAACAGTATACACGTAATATGAATGAAGTGAATAACTGGTTAGATACAACCGACGAGTCAATGAACCAAGTAGGGGAACAGATGAAGAGAGTTCGTGAACTCGTTATTCAAGCAGCAAATGATACGAATACCGCAGATGAGCGTGCGAAAATTAAATCTGAGATTGATCAAATACGTCAACAAATTCAGGATGTAGCTAACACAAAAATTGCTGACCGTTATATTTTTAGTGGAACGAACACTGGTAAGCCATTATTTGTAGAAGCTACACCACCAAATACAAATGGTAACAAAATCATTAATGCAGATTATACGCTATATGATGGTACTGCTGTTCCTACAACCACTACAGATCCTTTAAATGCTTCACAGGGTGAAGTGAAAATTGAGGTATATGATGGTATAGAGTTGAAAGTAAATACATCCGGTGCAGATTTATTTGGAAATATTGATTCACTTATGGGGAAAATTTCAGACCTGTTAGATCCTCAGCGAATTGTCCCACCAGAAACCGTACCTAGACCTGCAACAGGTGCAGAAATCAGTGAAGCATTAGGTGGTTTCACTACGGATAGTAAATCAGACGATATAACAAATATTCATAACAAAGTACTTGAGATGCAGGCAGATGTGGGTTCACGTCAAAATCGTGTCGAATTAATGGAAAATCGTTTGTCTATTCGTGAAATCAGTGTGACGAAACAATTATCGATTAATGAAGATGTTGATTATTCAAAGGCAATTACTGAAATGGTTACACATGAATCCATTCACCAAGCTGCATTATCAGTAGGTGCTAAAATTATTCAACAAACCTTAGTAGATTTTATTAGATAA
- a CDS encoding formyltransferase family protein, with translation MKMLFIGCVQSSERFLKAIINNTSAEVVGIVTKIDSCFNADHVSLTTIAEQRNIDWLDYKDNDNLLNWISGKSPDIIYCFGWSHLLPEEIFSAAKLGAVGYHPALLPQNRGRHPIIWALALGLKETGSTFFYLTKEADAGDILSQEVVEINESDDANTLYNKLLQVGEEQVVKMTEDIINKRVKPNRQDVHKVNYWRKRTKKDGEIDWRMGSKAILQLIKALTKPYVGAHFTYENQEYKVWSAKQIQYGDTLYANIEPGKIVTTTPNSFIVKTADGLIEITDCELETIPKVGEYL, from the coding sequence ATGAAAATGTTATTTATTGGATGCGTACAATCAAGTGAACGCTTTCTAAAGGCTATAATAAATAATACAAGTGCCGAAGTAGTAGGTATTGTTACGAAAATAGATTCTTGTTTTAATGCAGATCATGTTTCCTTAACCACTATTGCAGAACAAAGAAATATAGATTGGTTAGATTATAAAGATAATGACAATTTACTGAATTGGATTAGTGGAAAGAGTCCGGATATTATTTATTGTTTTGGCTGGTCACATTTATTACCAGAAGAGATATTTAGTGCTGCTAAATTAGGTGCTGTTGGTTATCATCCGGCATTATTGCCTCAAAACAGGGGGAGACATCCTATTATTTGGGCTTTGGCGCTAGGCTTAAAAGAAACTGGATCAACCTTTTTTTACTTAACTAAAGAGGCAGATGCAGGAGATATACTAAGTCAAGAAGTTGTTGAAATTAATGAAAGTGACGATGCAAATACCCTTTATAACAAACTCTTACAAGTGGGGGAAGAACAAGTTGTCAAAATGACGGAAGATATAATAAATAAAAGAGTCAAACCAAACCGACAAGATGTGCATAAAGTGAATTATTGGAGAAAACGAACGAAGAAAGATGGAGAAATTGATTGGAGAATGGGAAGTAAAGCTATTTTGCAATTGATTAAAGCTTTAACAAAGCCGTATGTAGGGGCTCATTTTACTTATGAAAATCAAGAATATAAAGTGTGGTCTGCAAAGCAAATACAATATGGTGATACTTTGTATGCTAACATTGAACCAGGGAAAATAGTAACTACAACTCCTAATTCATTTATTGTCAAAACAGCGGATGGATTAATTGAAATAACAGATTGTGAATTAGAAACTATCCCAAAAGTAGGAGAATATTTATGA
- a CDS encoding NAD-dependent 4,6-dehydratase LegB gives MKILVTGADGFIGSHLTEQLVREGHDVRAFCYYNSFNSWGWLDNSPQEINSQLDVFTGDIRDPFGVKEAMKGCTHVLNLAALIAIPYSYHSPATYVDTNINGTLNVVQAARELGVEKVVHTSTSEVYGTALYVPIDEEHPLQGQSPYSASKIGADQMALSFYRSFDTPVSIIRPFNTYGPRQSARAVIPTIISQLASGKDTIKLGAISPTRDFNYVKDTVNGFISVMNSEKSIGEVINIGSNYEVSIGETAEMIAKIMDVNLTIETDEQRLRPDKSEVERLWAENKKAKELLGWEPQYGGKDGFRRGLEETIEWFTNPKNLSQYKADVYNI, from the coding sequence ATGAAAATTTTAGTAACAGGAGCGGATGGTTTCATTGGCTCTCATTTAACAGAGCAACTAGTACGTGAAGGGCATGATGTTCGTGCTTTTTGCTATTATAATTCATTTAATTCATGGGGATGGCTTGATAATTCACCTCAAGAAATTAACTCACAGCTAGATGTATTTACAGGGGATATTCGTGATCCATTTGGTGTGAAGGAAGCGATGAAGGGCTGTACGCATGTATTGAATTTGGCAGCACTTATTGCCATTCCTTATTCGTATCATTCACCAGCTACGTATGTCGATACAAATATAAATGGTACGTTAAATGTTGTACAAGCAGCACGTGAATTAGGTGTAGAAAAGGTTGTACACACATCTACAAGTGAAGTATATGGAACGGCATTGTATGTACCAATTGACGAGGAGCATCCATTACAGGGACAATCCCCTTACTCAGCATCTAAAATTGGGGCGGATCAGATGGCGTTGTCATTTTATCGTTCATTTGATACACCAGTGTCGATTATTCGTCCATTCAATACATATGGACCACGCCAGTCAGCACGTGCAGTTATTCCAACGATCATTAGCCAGCTAGCCAGTGGTAAAGATACAATCAAGCTAGGAGCGATTAGTCCGACACGTGATTTTAACTATGTAAAAGATACAGTGAATGGCTTTATTTCTGTCATGAATTCAGAAAAATCAATAGGTGAAGTGATTAATATCGGTTCAAACTATGAAGTATCTATTGGTGAAACAGCTGAAATGATTGCAAAGATTATGGATGTCAACTTAACAATTGAAACGGATGAGCAGCGATTACGACCTGATAAAAGTGAAGTAGAGCGTCTTTGGGCTGAAAATAAAAAAGCAAAAGAATTGCTAGGGTGGGAGCCACAGTATGGCGGTAAAGATGGATTCCGTCGTGGTTTAGAGGAAACAATTGAGTGGTTTACAAACCCTAAAAACTTATCTCAATATAAGGCAGATGTTTATAATATATGA
- a CDS encoding LegC family aminotransferase — protein MNTQWLAFTEQVKAHYQKDFVPLHEPTFNGKELEYVTDCIQTGWVSSVGAYVTRFEEDLARFTGVKRAVAVMNGTAALHIALKVAGVQANEEVFMPALTFVATANAASYIGAVPHFVDVSEKTLGLDPQKLEAHILAIGEVKNDQLINKETGRVIRAVIPMHTFGHAMKLDELQLICEKYHLVLVEDAAESLGTYYKGKHTGSFSKVSAISFNGNKIITTGGGGAILTNDEELANYAKHITTTAKVPHRWEYEHDEVAFNYRLPNINAALGCAQLEKMPEFIEQKRSLTAFYEESVAPLEGVTLFKEPVNSTSNYWLQTLILNDSLERDAVLEFLNDNGVMSRPIWTPMHKLKPYRECPRADLSTTERLDKKIINIPSTPIKEG, from the coding sequence ATGAATACACAATGGTTAGCGTTTACAGAACAAGTTAAAGCGCATTATCAAAAGGATTTTGTACCATTGCATGAACCAACTTTCAATGGTAAAGAGTTAGAGTATGTAACAGATTGTATTCAAACGGGATGGGTATCCTCGGTAGGTGCTTATGTAACTCGTTTTGAGGAAGATTTAGCACGTTTTACAGGGGTGAAACGTGCTGTTGCCGTTATGAATGGTACTGCTGCATTACATATCGCGTTGAAGGTGGCAGGTGTACAAGCAAATGAAGAAGTGTTCATGCCTGCACTAACATTTGTTGCAACGGCGAATGCAGCTTCTTATATCGGTGCTGTGCCACATTTTGTAGATGTATCTGAAAAAACATTAGGCCTTGACCCGCAAAAGCTAGAAGCACATATTTTAGCAATTGGCGAAGTGAAAAATGACCAACTAATTAATAAAGAAACAGGTCGTGTCATACGCGCAGTTATTCCGATGCATACATTCGGACATGCTATGAAATTAGATGAATTACAACTAATTTGCGAAAAATATCACCTAGTACTAGTAGAAGATGCTGCGGAGTCATTAGGTACTTATTATAAAGGGAAGCATACAGGTAGCTTTAGTAAAGTGAGTGCAATTAGTTTTAATGGCAATAAAATCATCACAACAGGTGGTGGTGGCGCCATTTTAACGAATGATGAAGAGTTGGCAAATTATGCAAAGCACATTACAACAACTGCAAAAGTGCCACATCGTTGGGAATATGAACATGATGAAGTAGCATTTAATTATCGTTTACCTAATATAAACGCGGCATTAGGCTGCGCACAACTAGAAAAAATGCCAGAATTTATTGAACAAAAACGATCATTAACAGCTTTTTATGAAGAATCAGTTGCACCATTAGAAGGTGTAACACTTTTCAAAGAGCCAGTAAATTCAACGAGCAACTATTGGCTGCAAACCTTAATTTTAAATGATTCACTAGAGCGAGATGCAGTTTTGGAATTTTTGAATGATAACGGTGTAATGAGTCGACCAATTTGGACACCGATGCACAAATTAAAGCCATATCGAGAATGTCCGAGAGCCGATTTATCTACAACTGAAAGACTGGATAAGAAAATTATTAACATTCCAAGCACACCGATAAAAGAGGGATAA
- a CDS encoding flagellin N-terminal helical domain-containing protein produces the protein MRIQHNISALNTHRNLGFNNAQASKNLEKLSSGYKINRAGDDAAGLAISEKMRGQIRGLDMATKNANDSISLIQTAEGALNESHAILQRMRELAVQSANDTNVTEDRDALQKEVEQLREELTRISTDTEFNTQNLLNGKFNDKVFHIGANEGQNIKLSIGDMSSKALGLEEGAVQATGGAGKSVTDASGNVADWAAKGTVVATGKAAINAATGGGFYNASGVKASAGTTAGNAGAGFTHFASGAQVVAATEDVKATTDGFYNTDGTLAKAAATGQVVTVGGLDIASQESADKAITTLDAAIKSVSDTRSNLGAVQNRLEHTINNLGATSENLTAAESRIRDTDMAAEMMEFTKNNILMQAAQSMLAQANQQPQGVLQLLG, from the coding sequence ATGAGAATTCAACATAACATTTCAGCTTTAAACACACACCGTAACCTTGGCTTCAACAACGCTCAAGCTTCTAAAAACCTTGAGAAATTATCTTCAGGTTACAAAATCAACCGTGCTGGCGATGACGCTGCTGGTTTAGCAATCTCTGAAAAAATGCGCGGACAAATCCGTGGTCTTGATATGGCTACGAAAAACGCAAACGACTCTATCTCTCTTATCCAAACAGCTGAGGGTGCATTAAACGAGTCTCACGCAATCCTACAACGTATGCGTGAATTAGCAGTACAATCTGCAAACGATACAAACGTTACTGAAGACCGTGACGCGTTACAAAAAGAAGTAGAACAATTACGTGAAGAACTTACTCGTATTTCTACTGATACTGAATTCAACACGCAAAACTTATTAAATGGTAAATTCAATGATAAAGTATTCCACATCGGTGCTAACGAAGGTCAAAACATTAAATTATCAATTGGTGATATGTCTTCTAAAGCATTAGGTCTTGAAGAAGGAGCAGTACAAGCTACAGGTGGTGCTGGTAAATCAGTAACTGATGCAAGTGGTAATGTTGCTGATTGGGCTGCTAAAGGTACCGTAGTAGCAACAGGTAAAGCTGCAATTAATGCTGCAACTGGTGGAGGTTTCTATAACGCTTCAGGTGTTAAGGCTTCAGCTGGTACTACTGCTGGTAATGCTGGTGCAGGGTTCACTCACTTCGCTTCAGGAGCACAAGTTGTTGCAGCTACAGAAGATGTTAAAGCAACAACTGATGGTTTCTATAATACAGATGGTACATTAGCAAAAGCAGCGGCTACTGGCCAAGTAGTAACTGTTGGTGGTCTTGATATTGCTTCTCAAGAATCAGCTGACAAGGCTATTACTACATTAGATGCGGCAATTAAATCAGTTTCTGACACACGTTCTAACTTAGGTGCTGTTCAAAACCGTTTAGAGCATACTATTAACAACTTAGGTGCAACTTCAGAAAACTTAACAGCTGCAGAATCTCGTATCCGTGATACAGATATGGCTGCTGAAATGATGGAGTTCACGAAAAACAACATCTTAATGCAAGCTGCCCAATCTATGTTAGCTCAAGCTAATCAACAACCACAAGGCGTATTACAATTATTAGGTTAA
- the neuC gene encoding UDP-N-acetylglucosamine 2-epimerase produces MKRKICVVTGTRAEYGLLYWLMERIQKNTELELQVIATGMHLSPEFGLTFRQIEKDGFIIVKKIDMLLSGDTPAAITKSIGLGVISFADAFQELKPDILVVLGDRFEVLAATQAAMVSRIPIAHIHGGELTEGLIDDPIRHSITKMSHIHFAASDDYKRRIIQMGEQPNRVFNVGTLGIEGIRKIELLSKEEFKEAIQFDVDKFFLVTLHPTTLENGTAEQQIQTLLSALETFEDYKIVFTKTNADTDGRIINEYIENYVQQNQERCIVFDSLGQLRYLSAISHCAAVIGNSSSGLVEVPAFLKPTVNIGDRQRGRLKADSVIDCNFENQDIIEAINKSIDEVFLKEIQTMDQVYGEGNTSEQMVNILKTISLDSILKKKFYDIR; encoded by the coding sequence GTGAAACGAAAAATATGTGTTGTTACAGGGACGCGTGCTGAGTATGGGCTATTATACTGGCTGATGGAAAGAATACAAAAAAATACAGAACTAGAACTTCAAGTAATTGCTACTGGAATGCATTTGTCTCCGGAATTTGGATTGACTTTTCGGCAAATTGAAAAAGACGGTTTTATAATTGTTAAAAAAATCGATATGTTATTGTCTGGTGATACACCAGCAGCTATTACTAAGTCTATAGGATTAGGTGTAATAAGCTTTGCAGATGCATTTCAAGAGTTAAAGCCAGATATTTTAGTAGTATTGGGAGATCGCTTTGAAGTTTTAGCAGCCACGCAAGCTGCAATGGTATCAAGAATTCCTATTGCTCATATACATGGGGGAGAACTAACAGAAGGTTTAATAGATGACCCTATCCGACACTCCATTACTAAAATGTCCCACATTCACTTTGCTGCTTCTGATGATTACAAAAGAAGAATTATACAGATGGGGGAACAACCTAATCGTGTATTTAATGTAGGAACATTAGGAATTGAAGGCATAAGAAAAATAGAATTATTATCGAAAGAAGAATTTAAGGAAGCCATCCAATTTGATGTAGATAAATTCTTTTTAGTTACATTACATCCAACCACTTTGGAAAATGGTACGGCTGAACAACAAATACAAACTTTACTTTCAGCTTTAGAGACATTTGAGGATTATAAAATCGTGTTTACTAAGACGAATGCTGATACAGATGGTCGTATTATAAATGAATATATTGAAAATTATGTACAACAAAATCAAGAACGTTGTATCGTTTTTGATTCTCTAGGCCAGCTACGATATTTGAGTGCTATATCTCATTGTGCTGCAGTAATAGGGAATTCTTCAAGCGGTTTAGTAGAGGTACCAGCGTTTTTGAAACCCACTGTTAATATAGGAGACCGTCAAAGAGGAAGACTTAAAGCTGATTCTGTCATTGATTGTAATTTTGAAAACCAGGATATTATAGAAGCGATTAATAAAAGTATTGATGAAGTATTCCTGAAAGAAATCCAAACAATGGACCAAGTGTATGGTGAAGGCAATACATCTGAACAAATGGTAAATATATTAAAAACAATATCATTAGATTCTATTCTTAAAAAGAAATTTTATGATATAAGATAG